One genomic window of Pseudomonas chlororaphis subsp. piscium includes the following:
- a CDS encoding acyl-CoA dehydrogenase family protein, which translates to MTEHQVINPLSVGVDYEALAGRFRPIFKRIAAGAVAREQSRSLPYEAILWLKEAGFGAVRVPVEYGGGGASLPQLFQLLIELAEADSNVPQALRGHFAFAEDRLNAAPGPARDLWFKRFVDGDIVGCAWTEIGSVAIGDVITQVSPDGDKWRLNGEKFYSTGSIFSDWIDVYARRSDTGGDVIAAVRARQPGIVQSDDWDGFGQRTTGSGTAHFVDAEVEAENLIDFATRFKYQTAFYQLVLLATLAGIGRAAVRDVAHEVRNRKRIYSHGNAPRVSEDAQVQQVVGEISALVYAAEASAVRAAEPAQQAYLARFAGNDEAERAANVAAEIQSATAQVVVTELIQRATSELFNALGASDIRQGKALDRHWRNARTLSSHNPVIYKARIVGDWLINGSEPPFVWQIGNGPERQ; encoded by the coding sequence ATGACCGAACACCAGGTGATCAACCCATTGTCCGTAGGCGTCGACTACGAAGCCCTGGCCGGGCGCTTCCGACCGATTTTCAAGCGGATCGCCGCCGGCGCGGTGGCGCGCGAGCAATCGCGCAGCCTGCCGTACGAGGCGATCCTGTGGCTCAAGGAAGCCGGTTTTGGCGCGGTGCGGGTGCCGGTGGAATACGGCGGAGGCGGCGCTTCCCTGCCGCAGTTGTTCCAACTGCTGATCGAACTGGCCGAGGCCGATTCCAACGTGCCGCAAGCCTTGCGCGGGCACTTCGCCTTTGCCGAGGACCGGCTCAACGCCGCTCCGGGGCCGGCGCGGGACCTGTGGTTCAAGCGTTTCGTCGACGGCGACATCGTCGGCTGCGCCTGGACCGAGATCGGCAGCGTGGCCATCGGCGACGTCATCACCCAGGTCTCGCCGGATGGCGACAAATGGCGGCTCAACGGCGAGAAGTTCTACAGCACCGGGAGCATTTTCTCCGACTGGATCGATGTCTACGCCCGGCGCAGCGACACCGGTGGCGATGTGATCGCCGCGGTGCGCGCCCGCCAGCCGGGCATCGTGCAGAGCGACGACTGGGACGGCTTCGGCCAGCGCACCACTGGCAGCGGCACCGCGCATTTTGTCGATGCCGAGGTGGAGGCCGAGAACCTTATCGACTTCGCCACCCGCTTCAAATACCAGACTGCCTTCTACCAGTTGGTGCTGCTGGCGACGTTGGCGGGCATTGGGCGCGCCGCCGTGCGCGATGTGGCCCACGAGGTGCGCAACCGCAAGCGTATCTACAGCCACGGCAACGCGCCACGGGTCAGCGAGGATGCCCAGGTGCAGCAGGTGGTCGGCGAGATCTCAGCCCTGGTATACGCCGCCGAGGCCAGCGCGGTGCGCGCGGCTGAGCCGGCGCAGCAGGCGTACCTGGCGCGTTTCGCCGGTAATGACGAGGCGGAACGGGCGGCCAATGTCGCGGCGGAAATCCAGTCGGCCACGGCCCAGGTGGTGGTCACCGAGCTGATCCAGCGCGCCACCAGCGAACTGTTCAATGCCCTCGGCGCTTCGGATATCCGCCAGGGCAAGGCCCTCGACCGCCACTGGCGCAACGCCCGCACCCTGTCGTCGCACAACCCGGTGATCTACAAGGCGCGCATCGTCGGCGATTGGCTGATCAATGGCAGCGAACCACCCTTCGTGTGGCAGATCGGCAACGGGCCGGAGCGCCAATAG
- a CDS encoding TSUP family transporter, which translates to MPFELSVDLTTLAILALVAFIAGFIDAIAGGGGLLTTPALLTAGLPPHLVLGTNKLSSTFGSATASFTFYRRKLFHPRQWTHAIVGTLVGALTGAVVAHYLPAEWLNKMLPVIVFACGVYLLFGGTPKAPLDSEAPIKKKWQSTQGFSLGFYDGVAGPGTGAFWTVSSLLLYPIDLVKASGVARSMNFVSNAAALSIFIFSGQVDWAIGLSMGLSLMVGAFFGARTAISGGAKFIRPVFITVVLGLTVRLAWQHWFSAV; encoded by the coding sequence ATGCCTTTCGAACTCAGCGTAGATTTGACCACCCTCGCCATTCTTGCCCTCGTTGCCTTCATTGCCGGCTTTATCGATGCCATTGCCGGCGGTGGCGGCCTGCTCACCACCCCGGCGCTGCTCACCGCCGGCCTGCCGCCGCACCTGGTGTTGGGCACCAACAAGCTGAGTTCGACCTTTGGCTCGGCCACCGCCAGCTTCACCTTCTACCGGCGCAAGCTGTTCCACCCGCGGCAATGGACCCACGCCATAGTCGGTACCCTGGTGGGTGCGCTGACCGGCGCGGTGGTGGCCCATTACCTGCCGGCCGAATGGCTGAACAAGATGCTGCCGGTGATCGTCTTCGCCTGTGGTGTGTACCTGCTGTTCGGCGGCACGCCAAAAGCACCGCTGGACAGCGAAGCGCCGATCAAGAAAAAGTGGCAATCGACCCAGGGCTTCAGCCTCGGTTTCTACGACGGCGTGGCCGGCCCGGGCACGGGCGCCTTCTGGACCGTCAGCAGCCTGCTGCTCTACCCCATCGACCTGGTCAAGGCCAGCGGCGTGGCGCGCAGCATGAACTTCGTCAGCAACGCCGCGGCGCTGTCGATCTTCATCTTCTCGGGCCAGGTGGACTGGGCCATCGGCCTGAGCATGGGCCTGTCGTTGATGGTCGGCGCCTTCTTCGGCGCCCGCACCGCCATCAGCGGCGGCGCGAAATTCATTCGCCCGGTGTTCATCACCGTGGTCCTTGGGCTGACCGTGCGCCTGGCCTGGCAGCACTGGTTCAGCGCCGTCTGA
- the pncA gene encoding bifunctional nicotinamidase/pyrazinamidase: MPIAKTSSSRRSRKALLVIDVQNDFIPGGALAVPEGDQIVPLINRLGAHFKQVVIAQDWHPAGHISFASSHEGHAPNDLIQLPYGPQVLWPDHCVQASRGAELHPKLNLPHAQLILRKGCNPDIDSYSAFVEADRTTTTGLAGYLSQRGIDTVYLVGLALDYCVAWSALDARAAGFNTFVIVDACRAINMDGSQDKATRQMRAAGVNLIKASELQPTALC, translated from the coding sequence ATGCCTATTGCCAAAACCTCCAGCAGCCGTCGCTCACGCAAGGCGCTGCTGGTCATCGACGTACAGAACGACTTCATCCCCGGCGGCGCGCTGGCGGTGCCGGAGGGCGACCAGATCGTGCCCTTGATCAATCGCCTGGGCGCCCACTTCAAGCAGGTGGTGATCGCCCAGGACTGGCACCCGGCCGGGCATATCTCGTTCGCCTCCAGCCACGAAGGCCACGCGCCGAACGACCTCATCCAGCTGCCCTATGGCCCGCAGGTGCTGTGGCCGGACCATTGCGTGCAGGCCAGCCGTGGCGCCGAACTGCACCCGAAACTCAACCTGCCCCACGCCCAGTTGATCCTGCGCAAAGGCTGCAATCCGGATATCGACAGTTACTCGGCCTTCGTCGAGGCGGACCGCACCACCACGACCGGCCTGGCCGGCTACCTGAGCCAGCGCGGCATCGATACGGTGTACCTGGTGGGGCTGGCCCTGGACTATTGCGTGGCCTGGTCGGCGCTGGATGCGCGGGCGGCGGGCTTCAATACCTTCGTGATTGTCGACGCTTGCCGGGCCATCAATATGGACGGCTCGCAGGACAAGGCCACCCGGCAAATGCGCGCGGCGGGCGTGAACCTGATCAAGGCCAGCGAGCTACAGCCGACCGCGCTGTGCTGA
- the nudC gene encoding NAD(+) diphosphatase, with protein MTSRWTTAVLDIDLPGGWAVARGPQGFLFDDNGALFPREWLKRQDLPILAEHGIGHLDGEPVYLLELKSVSEVPGCNWKGLRAFMLDGDHTLYKVLGYAAQIGTWAREHRFCGNCGQPMTQVVRERAMYCEPCDLRSYPRISPSMIVLITRGDEVLLARSPRFVPGVYSTLAGFAEPGESAEDCLVREVREEVQIEVKNIQYIGSQCWPFPHSMMLGFHAEYAGGEIVPQEDEIEDAQWFNVHALPPLPASRSIARYLIDLYVARRLGLAEPVLPG; from the coding sequence ATGACTTCACGCTGGACCACCGCAGTACTGGATATCGACCTTCCCGGCGGCTGGGCCGTGGCCCGCGGCCCGCAGGGCTTTCTGTTCGACGACAACGGCGCGCTGTTCCCCCGCGAATGGCTCAAGCGCCAGGACCTGCCGATCCTTGCCGAGCACGGTATCGGCCACCTGGATGGCGAGCCGGTCTACCTGCTGGAGCTCAAGAGCGTTTCCGAGGTGCCGGGGTGCAATTGGAAAGGCCTGCGGGCGTTCATGCTCGACGGCGACCACACCCTGTACAAGGTCCTGGGCTATGCCGCGCAGATCGGCACCTGGGCTCGCGAGCACCGCTTCTGCGGCAATTGCGGCCAGCCCATGACCCAGGTGGTGCGCGAGCGGGCGATGTACTGCGAGCCCTGCGACCTGCGCAGCTACCCGCGGATTTCGCCGAGCATGATCGTGCTGATCACCCGTGGCGACGAGGTGCTGCTAGCGCGGTCGCCGCGTTTCGTCCCCGGGGTCTACAGCACCCTGGCCGGGTTCGCCGAGCCGGGCGAGTCGGCCGAGGACTGCCTGGTGCGTGAGGTGCGCGAAGAGGTGCAGATCGAGGTCAAGAATATCCAGTACATCGGCAGCCAGTGCTGGCCGTTCCCGCATTCGATGATGCTGGGTTTTCATGCCGAGTACGCTGGGGGCGAGATCGTGCCCCAGGAAGACGAGATCGAGGATGCGCAGTGGTTCAACGTGCATGCGTTGCCGCCGCTGCCGGCGTCGCGCTCGATTGCCCGTTACCTGATCGATCTGTATGTGGCCCGGCGCCTGGGGTTGGCGGAGCCTGTATTGCCGGGTTGA
- a CDS encoding response regulator transcription factor, with protein sequence MPNILLVEDDPALSELIASYLERNGYQVNVISRGDQVRERARVNPPDLVILDLMLPGLDGLQVCRLLRADSASLPILMLTARDDSHDQVLGLEMGADDYVTKPCEPRVLLARVRTLLRRSSLGEPQTASDRILMGNLCIDLSERTVSWRDQLVELSSGEYNLLVVLARHAGEVLSRDQILQRLRGIEFNGTDRSVDVAISKLRRKFDDHAGEARKIKTVWGKGYLFSRSEWEC encoded by the coding sequence ATGCCCAACATTCTTCTGGTCGAAGACGACCCCGCGCTTTCTGAACTGATCGCCAGTTACCTGGAGCGCAACGGCTATCAGGTCAATGTCATCAGCCGCGGCGACCAGGTGCGTGAACGGGCGCGGGTCAATCCGCCGGACCTGGTGATTCTCGACCTGATGCTGCCCGGCCTGGACGGCCTGCAGGTCTGCCGCCTGCTGCGGGCCGACTCGGCGTCGCTGCCGATCCTGATGCTGACCGCCCGTGATGATAGCCATGATCAGGTGCTGGGTCTGGAAATGGGCGCCGACGATTATGTGACAAAGCCGTGCGAGCCGCGCGTGTTGTTGGCGCGGGTGCGCACCCTGTTGCGTCGCAGCAGCCTCGGCGAGCCGCAGACCGCCAGCGACCGGATCCTCATGGGCAACCTGTGCATCGACCTGTCGGAGCGTACGGTGAGCTGGCGCGATCAATTGGTGGAGCTGTCCAGCGGCGAATACAACCTGTTGGTGGTGCTGGCCCGGCATGCTGGCGAGGTGCTGAGCCGCGACCAGATCCTGCAACGCCTGCGGGGCATCGAGTTCAACGGCACCGACCGCTCGGTGGACGTGGCGATCTCCAAGCTGCGGCGCAAGTTCGACGACCACGCCGGCGAGGCGCGCAAGATCAAGACCGTGTGGGGCAAGGGCTACCTGTTCAGCCGTTCCGAATGGGAATGCTGA
- a CDS encoding efflux RND transporter periplasmic adaptor subunit, with protein sequence MSKNLFAPFCLLLLAAALSACDKASTAEEQAPLAKVRIETIETRPLSISSELSGRIAAPRVAEVRARVAGVVLQRTFREGTDVKQGDVLFRIDPAPFKADLDSALASLRKAEANAFQARLQEQRYAQLIEDKAISAQEYDNARANARQTAADVAANQAAVQRARLNLGYATVTAPISGRVGRALVTEGALVGQNETTPLALIQQLDPIHADLTQSTRELNDLRRAFRAGQLQQVGQDQAKATLIQDDGSLYPLPGKLLFADLSVDPSTGQIILRSEFPNPDLDLLPGSFIRVRLEQAVNSQGISVPQRAIQRDSAGIAQVLLVDAEQRVVQRPVQLGAAQKDRWIVSEGLKAGDRIVVEGLQHARPGEKVQIDDSPLPLAQTTGQ encoded by the coding sequence ATGTCGAAAAACCTGTTTGCGCCGTTCTGCCTGTTGTTGCTGGCAGCCGCGCTGAGCGCTTGTGACAAGGCCTCCACCGCCGAGGAACAGGCGCCGTTGGCCAAGGTCCGGATCGAAACCATCGAGACTCGCCCGCTGTCGATCAGCAGCGAACTGAGCGGGCGCATCGCCGCGCCGCGCGTCGCCGAGGTCCGCGCACGGGTGGCCGGCGTGGTGTTGCAACGCACCTTCCGCGAAGGCACCGACGTCAAACAGGGCGACGTGCTGTTTCGCATCGACCCGGCGCCGTTCAAGGCCGACCTCGACAGCGCCCTGGCCAGCCTGCGCAAGGCCGAGGCCAACGCCTTCCAGGCCCGCTTGCAGGAACAGCGCTACGCCCAGTTGATCGAAGACAAGGCCATCAGCGCCCAGGAATACGACAACGCCCGGGCCAACGCGCGCCAGACCGCCGCCGACGTGGCCGCCAACCAGGCCGCCGTGCAGCGCGCCCGGCTGAACCTGGGCTACGCCACCGTCACCGCGCCGATTTCCGGGCGCGTCGGCCGCGCCCTGGTCACCGAGGGCGCGCTGGTGGGCCAGAACGAAACCACGCCGCTGGCGCTGATCCAGCAGCTGGACCCGATCCACGCCGACCTCACCCAGTCGACCCGCGAGCTCAACGACCTGCGCCGCGCCTTCCGCGCCGGCCAGTTGCAGCAGGTCGGCCAGGACCAGGCCAAGGCCACGCTGATCCAGGACGACGGCAGCCTCTACCCGCTGCCGGGCAAGCTGCTGTTCGCCGACCTCAGCGTCGACCCGAGCACCGGCCAGATCATCCTGCGCAGCGAGTTCCCCAACCCGGACCTCGACCTGTTGCCCGGCAGCTTCATTCGCGTACGCCTGGAGCAAGCGGTGAACAGCCAGGGCATCAGCGTGCCGCAGCGCGCCATCCAGCGCGACAGCGCCGGCATCGCCCAGGTGCTGCTGGTGGATGCCGAGCAGCGGGTGGTGCAGCGCCCGGTGCAACTGGGCGCCGCGCAAAAGGACCGCTGGATCGTCAGCGAAGGCCTCAAGGCCGGCGACCGTATCGTCGTCGAGGGCCTGCAGCACGCCCGTCCGGGCGAAAAGGTGCAGATCGACGACAGCCCTCTTCCCCTTGCCCAGACCACTGGACAGTAG
- a CDS encoding ATP-binding protein, giving the protein MLRILIRLYLVTIVSFSAAIYLVPELVVKVFHERFVTYNLDYSRGLQSLIVKQFRGVPSEQWPALAAQMDQEFQPLHIVLTRNDDADFTLYERERLQRGENVVRVGDWGWRTLAVAPLDEQMAVQMVVPPDPIDVSLLYWSINVLIGATMLACLLLWLRPHWRDLERLKHAAERFGKGHLSERTQISASSNIGSLANVFDTMAGDIENLLNQQRDLLNAVSHELRTPLTRLDFGLALALSDDLPATSRERLQGLVAHIRELDELVLELLSYSRLQIPAQLPEQVEVSLDEFIDSILGSVDDELESPDIVIDVLLHGSLERFTLDPRLTARAIQNLLRNATRYCEKRIQVGVHVSDSGCEIWVDDDGIGIPDDERERVFEPFYRLDRSRDRATGGFGLGLAISRRALEAQGGTLTVEASPLGGARFRLWLPTPA; this is encoded by the coding sequence ATGCTGAGAATCCTGATTCGCCTGTACCTGGTGACCATCGTCTCGTTCAGCGCGGCGATCTACCTGGTACCGGAGCTGGTGGTGAAGGTCTTCCACGAGCGTTTCGTCACCTACAACCTGGATTATTCCCGGGGCCTGCAAAGCCTGATCGTCAAACAGTTTCGCGGCGTACCCTCGGAGCAGTGGCCGGCCCTGGCCGCGCAAATGGACCAGGAGTTCCAGCCGCTGCACATCGTCCTGACCCGCAACGACGACGCCGATTTCACCCTGTACGAGCGCGAACGCCTGCAACGCGGCGAGAACGTGGTGCGGGTCGGCGACTGGGGCTGGCGCACCCTCGCGGTGGCGCCGCTGGACGAGCAGATGGCGGTGCAGATGGTAGTGCCGCCGGACCCGATCGACGTCAGCCTGCTGTACTGGAGCATCAACGTGCTGATCGGCGCGACCATGCTCGCCTGCCTGTTGCTCTGGCTGCGACCGCACTGGCGCGATCTGGAGCGCCTGAAACACGCCGCCGAGCGCTTCGGCAAGGGCCATCTGAGCGAGCGCACGCAGATTTCCGCAAGCTCCAACATCGGCAGCCTGGCCAATGTCTTCGACACCATGGCCGGCGACATCGAAAACCTGCTGAACCAGCAACGCGACCTGCTCAACGCGGTGTCCCACGAGCTGCGCACCCCCTTGACCCGGCTCGACTTCGGCCTGGCCCTGGCGCTCTCCGACGACCTGCCAGCGACCAGCCGCGAACGTCTGCAAGGGCTGGTGGCGCACATTCGCGAACTGGATGAACTGGTGCTCGAGCTGCTGTCCTACAGCCGTTTGCAGATCCCGGCGCAGTTGCCGGAGCAGGTGGAGGTGTCGCTGGACGAGTTCATCGACAGCATCCTCGGCAGCGTCGACGACGAGCTGGAATCCCCGGACATCGTCATCGATGTGTTGCTGCACGGCAGCCTGGAGCGTTTCACCCTCGATCCGCGGCTGACCGCCCGGGCGATCCAGAACCTGCTGCGCAACGCCACGCGTTATTGCGAAAAGCGCATTCAGGTCGGGGTGCATGTCAGCGACAGCGGCTGTGAAATCTGGGTCGACGACGATGGCATCGGCATTCCCGACGACGAGCGCGAGCGGGTGTTCGAACCCTTCTACCGCCTGGACCGCAGCCGCGATCGCGCCACCGGCGGCTTCGGCCTCGGCCTGGCGATCAGCCGCCGGGCCCTGGAAGCCCAGGGCGGGACCCTGACCGTCGAGGCCTCGCCGCTGGGCGGCGCGCGTTTCCGCCTGTGGCTGCCGACGCCGGCCTGA
- a CDS encoding class I SAM-dependent methyltransferase, translating into MKDPQPSIHHAAADGYKGAADTYVRGRPDYPPALDQWLRTRLGLQAGQVVVDLGAGTGKFTGRLLATGARVIAVEPVAQMLAKLDASHPRAEALSGTATAIPLADESVDVVVCAQAFHWFASHEALSEIARVLKPGGRLGLVWNLRDARVPWVQRLDRIVNALQGDTPRYYTGAWRQAFPHPRFTPLQEQHFSNSHSGAPENVIFDRVRSTSFIAALPDAERAQVDRQIADLIAAEPELRDRCVVSVPYETAAFWAQKIP; encoded by the coding sequence ATGAAAGACCCGCAACCCTCGATCCATCACGCTGCCGCCGACGGCTATAAGGGGGCGGCCGACACCTACGTGCGTGGCCGTCCAGACTACCCGCCGGCGCTGGACCAGTGGCTGCGCACCCGCCTGGGCTTGCAGGCCGGCCAGGTGGTGGTCGATCTCGGCGCCGGCACCGGCAAGTTCACCGGGCGCCTGTTGGCCACCGGGGCGCGGGTGATTGCCGTGGAGCCGGTGGCGCAAATGCTCGCCAAACTCGACGCCAGCCATCCCCGGGCCGAAGCCCTGAGCGGCACTGCCACCGCTATTCCGCTGGCCGACGAGTCGGTGGATGTCGTGGTCTGCGCCCAGGCCTTTCACTGGTTCGCCAGCCATGAAGCCTTGAGCGAGATCGCCCGGGTGCTCAAGCCGGGCGGCCGCCTGGGCCTGGTGTGGAACCTGCGCGATGCGCGGGTGCCGTGGGTGCAGCGCCTGGACCGGATCGTCAACGCCCTGCAAGGCGACACTCCGCGCTATTACACAGGGGCCTGGCGCCAGGCCTTTCCCCATCCGCGGTTCACGCCCTTGCAGGAACAGCACTTCAGCAACAGCCACAGCGGCGCGCCGGAGAACGTGATTTTCGATCGGGTGCGCTCCACCAGCTTCATTGCCGCCTTGCCGGATGCGGAGCGGGCGCAGGTCGACCGGCAGATCGCCGACCTGATCGCCGCGGAGCCGGAGCTGCGGGACAGATGCGTGGTCAGCGTGCCTTACGAAACCGCGGCGTTCTGGGCCCAAAAAATCCCGTGA
- a CDS encoding crotonase/enoyl-CoA hydratase family protein, whose translation MSEYQAFHVELANNIAHVQINRPEKINSMNAAFWSEIIEIFRWIDDTDAVRVVVLSGAGKHFSSGIDLMMLAGVANELGKDVGRNARLLRRKILQLQASFNAVDNCRKPVLAAIQGYCLGGAIDLIAACDMRYAAADAQFSIKEIDIGMAADVGTLQRLPRIIGDGMLRELAYTGRTFGAEEARSIGLVNRTYADSESLLHGVMSIAWEIASKSPIAVSGTKEMISYMRDHRIDDGLEYIATWNSAMLQSTDLRVAMAAHMSKQKPEFLD comes from the coding sequence ATGTCCGAATATCAAGCCTTTCACGTCGAACTTGCTAACAACATCGCCCATGTGCAGATCAACCGTCCGGAAAAGATCAACTCGATGAACGCCGCGTTCTGGAGCGAGATCATCGAGATCTTCCGCTGGATCGACGACACCGACGCAGTCCGCGTGGTGGTGCTGAGCGGCGCCGGCAAGCACTTTTCCTCCGGCATCGACCTGATGATGCTGGCCGGGGTGGCCAACGAGCTGGGCAAGGACGTCGGGCGCAACGCGCGCCTGCTGCGGCGCAAGATCCTGCAGCTGCAGGCGTCCTTCAATGCCGTCGACAACTGTCGCAAGCCGGTGCTGGCGGCGATCCAGGGTTACTGCCTGGGCGGCGCCATCGACCTGATCGCCGCCTGCGACATGCGCTACGCCGCCGCGGACGCGCAATTCTCGATCAAGGAAATCGATATCGGCATGGCCGCCGATGTCGGCACTTTGCAACGTTTGCCGCGTATCATCGGTGACGGCATGCTGCGCGAACTGGCTTACACTGGACGCACCTTCGGCGCCGAGGAAGCGCGTAGCATCGGCCTGGTCAATCGCACCTACGCCGACAGCGAAAGCCTGCTCCACGGCGTGATGAGCATTGCCTGGGAAATCGCCAGCAAGTCGCCGATCGCCGTCAGCGGTACCAAGGAAATGATCAGCTACATGCGCGACCATCGCATCGACGACGGCCTGGAATACATCGCTACCTGGAACTCCGCCATGCTGCAATCCACCGACCTGCGCGTGGCCATGGCCGCCCATATGAGCAAACAGAAACCTGAATTTCTGGACTGA